The proteins below come from a single Iocasia fonsfrigidae genomic window:
- a CDS encoding response regulator: MYRVMIVDDEPNIRNGLRNIINWQKYNFIVCSVARNGKDAIEKMKSTYPDLIITDIKMPGLDGLGLIKYIRKSMYDKNMSFIILSGYDEFAYAKEAIKYNVSRYLLKPIDEEELIDIVEILAEKLSQKNRFEFFYNRQVEEFSEEFNEIEEFGVLVNVICDNQKLRIKKTIKNMFNDFNQVYLHPRIIKIYLANYLLEISKIITNMGGSIESIVKKYNIFNTDISAYNLIQLENELREFSFEVAQFISELKQSCSIINKVKQYIKDNYFKEIKLKGIAKKFYINPAYLGQLFKKENGLNFSEYLSEIRLNNAKKLLRDTNLHVYQVAEKVGYKNSDYFIIKFKEKVDCTPMEYKNRHR; this comes from the coding sequence GAAATGGAAAAGATGCTATAGAAAAGATGAAGTCTACTTATCCAGATTTGATTATTACTGATATCAAAATGCCTGGATTGGATGGACTTGGTTTAATTAAATATATTAGGAAAAGTATGTATGATAAGAATATGTCTTTTATTATCTTAAGTGGTTATGATGAGTTTGCTTATGCTAAAGAAGCTATTAAATATAATGTCTCCAGATATCTATTAAAACCTATTGATGAGGAAGAGTTAATAGATATTGTAGAAATACTAGCAGAGAAATTATCACAGAAAAATAGATTTGAATTTTTTTATAATAGACAGGTTGAAGAATTTAGTGAAGAATTTAATGAAATAGAGGAATTTGGTGTATTGGTAAATGTAATCTGTGATAATCAAAAATTAAGGATCAAAAAAACAATTAAGAATATGTTTAATGATTTTAATCAGGTATATTTACATCCAAGAATAATTAAAATATATTTAGCTAATTATTTGCTTGAAATATCTAAAATTATTACTAATATGGGTGGTTCTATTGAGAGTATTGTTAAAAAATACAATATATTTAATACAGACATTTCTGCTTATAATTTAATACAATTAGAAAATGAGCTAAGGGAATTTTCTTTTGAGGTAGCTCAGTTTATTAGTGAGTTGAAACAATCATGTAGTATTATTAATAAGGTTAAACAGTATATAAAGGACAATTATTTTAAGGAAATTAAATTAAAAGGGATAGCAAAAAAATTCTATATCAACCCTGCATATCTAGGTCAATTATTTAAAAAAGAAAATGGATTAAATTTTTCTGAGTATTTAAGTGAAATTAGATTAAATAATGCTAAAAAACTATTGAGAGATACTAATTTACATGTATATCAGGTTGCCGAGAAAGTCGGGTATAAAAACTCAGATTACTTTATTATTAAATTTAAAGAAAAGGTAGATTGCACCCCCATGGAATATAAAAATAGACATAGGTAG